agcagccgcctgaaggctccgtggacctccataagccagacgagttccagcatacgactcctggacaggagcaggacctggggcagaagcatgggttgactTCAGATGGATCCCACCGAGGCATATGGtgccaggttgggaattgggagacagggagctagcatgcctggggctagcagaCTGGCTagccccctgcctcctccggggggcagttgagaggggttcaatgcctccccggaggatactgttatcccggcaacccgccagcagatgaaaagacccacccctccgcctctccacctcttctgagggacgagggaaccgcgcgggggtctgctggaggctactgccgcgtgctccgtcctgcgcctcaccgggaccctgactccagcgcggtgtggcggcctcgccctggccgtccaccctctgggtacctgactcccctgcctcctccggggggcagttgagaggggttcaatgcctccccggaggatactgttatcccggcaacctgccagcagatgaaaagacccacccctccgcctctccacctcttctgagggacgagggaaccgcgcgggggtctgctggaggctactgccgggtgctccgtcctgcgcctcaccgggaccctgactccagcgcggtgtggcggcctcgccctggccgtccaccgtgcgccctctgggtcgtacccgaaactgtcgggtatcctttgggagaatcagactctggaggaacgtgaggggagattacagggatctctgcccgcctaacgagtgcctaaatgggacaccgcaccatgatgcaaatgaaaacaaacactgatttgaaaataagctgagtgcgtctttcgtgagtcttttcacgcttccttcttttttacccacgattctggtgacatttcccggtaccgaaatgctcaagaatacaggtcggatggcggtccgttgtccgatctgcaatagctcctaccgtgccctgagcaagcacctacagaggaaccatggtgtgcgtaacttggatgaaataaaaattctgctgttgttggccaacggacggaccaacattaggctccatccctgtaccattctgggatgcgagtaccacggcacaaggctggatcgccacttggccagagaccatgttgagctggcccgggaggaactacatgtggttcaaaatcaaatgaaaatgacagtggccaagaaggagctttatgaactccgaatgacaaaccccaccaAAGAAATGACtaccgcttgggctgttgacacggtggcagacgacgatatactgtcacaacctccacccttgtccccggtgaatgaatgtgacaacccggactgcaaagaatggaggctggaggctaacgcagtgagggctcagcgggacatatatgctgctgaggtgaaatccctgcgctgcaagttgcagcagaggataaaggacaagcgacagaggatggatcagcgggccggggacatgcccgcgttcgatggggaggaacgagagcgggtcattctgaagaaacgaccccgaccagagtcgacaccaacgaggctgtccaagtcgaaaggtccctcctgcagcaagtctcccattcctgcctgcagtacgtctcccattcccgcctgcagcacgtctcccattcccgcctgcagcaagtcccccactggctctcacacccattcatccagctcctcagagcctgcatccatccataccgaggcctcgtcaacctcccctcccataaattccccctggttccggggcaggggccggggaaatataatgcgggacataacattcccacggatcatgggtaagtgttttggctatgtgacacatgcagtttctgtaacacatcatgtgttgtcattaaagtactgtttatatttcacagaggagtatctgcaaggataccgggagcattatgcaggtatcgacccaccagtgaggctccaggaaaacacagtctccaaactaagcagagtgaagtcgttcctcagtttcatggcacacggtttcaatcgcctgtctgactggctctttttgagggatctcaagaggatacgcgggtggtcccggagcctgatgaagtcaagccttcaggtcacgacctccgacttctacatcaagaatatatcacactttctcaagtacatggccgacacaccgtgcaaggggagcaggctcagccaaaccgacatgattttaatcaaacgggaagtagttgccatcctgaagtccctgaagagaaaagtacttatccaccagatgcaagtgaagcgtgacaagatggaaggtctgccgagccacaacgacctaatgacatgcttgacttcgaccaccactcgcatccctcagctcctggatgtgatggccagcaatccgactaccgcgacccggacactgctctatgggtatatgactcttcattggagctgcatttatggccaccgtccgggggtctactccaacatgaccaacgccgaggtccgaaaggcggatacaactggcactgccttcggctacctggttcatgtgagtgctattaatcaatgtatttattctggcagttatatgcatgattgacattgtattgacactctctatctctgtcataacaggtaagtaaccacaagacggccaacgcgttcggggaggcgcagctgtacctcaccgtagaagaatttggatggatgaagaggtggctggaaattaagggtacgctgacctgcacccagagcctttctgtacacagaggggaagaacccgttcaggaagcttgcctactccctgaggttggcatgggctgatgtggggctccgcagtcccattaacttcaccgacctccgcatagtccacgccgataatgcgaagaggtttcaagacaaaggcaaccgccaaagagtgagtgatttcatgtgtcacaacactgcaactgcggacaaattttacgcgaataatccttctttgaaggaggctgcggacattcggttgctcttcacagagtcactgcaagcagcggcggcggcatcgacagcagcagcagcgggaaatgaagacacttttgcgggtattgacatcgacagtgacaactctggagaggagcacagcccggctccctaccaagactccctaccaagacatgtcccgaagagggaccagtcactggccgaacacaacccctcagacatgggtgaagagagggtgccatactctgccccaacttcacccactgttgccagtgatcaacttgtaaatatgcagtgtgttgttgtaatcagtccccttgtaaatacgttatatcctgtttgaatgtatttattactgtcaatattactgtaaataaagtttgttaaaattactaagtcttctgtttttaaatcccactatgggttttcttcctttaagatccccaggggcacgatattctggttctggtggtagcatgtaggtgtttagtccgagtgaggagtgctcaagtgtgggatgatttgtaaggtagaagagggtaaaaaaagttaaagtgtgaacctccagcagggcaggtggtgctgtgaagaaggccgactatgggtgccgatgggcggacggcaaagcaccgcaaagtagaccccctttaagtgtagccaggggcacgagcaaaatcctccatggaggttgggtgctgctgctgtgaagaaggccgactatgggtgccgatgggcggacggcaaagcaccgcaaagtagaccccctttaagtgtagccaggggcacgagcaaaatcctccatggaggttgggtgctgctgctgtgaagaaggccgactatgggtgccgatgggcggacggcaaagcaccgcaaagtagaccccctttaagtgtagccaggggcacgagcaaaatcctccatggaggttgggtgctgctgctgtgaagaaggccgactatgggtgccgatgggcggacggcaaagcaccgcaaagtagaccccctttaagtgtagccaggggcacgagcaaaatcctccatggaggttgggtgctgctgctgtgaagaaggccgactatgggtgccgatgggcggacggcaaagcaccgcaaagtagaccccctttaagtgtagccaggggcacgagcaaaatcctccatggaggttgggtgctgctgctgtgaagaaggccgactatgggtgccgatgggcggacggcaaagcaccgcaaagtagaccccctttaagtgtagccaggggcacgagattcttgagggtgtgatcatcttggtttagtccgtgggggagtgcttaagttcgggggcccggggaaccaaggtgctcgaggttctggaggtacatgggagggatcctggagctcctcagtccgtgttttgggggtcttggagcggccccgaagaggtgcctttgtcggtgtacctaatgggtaagaaagccagtctacacaggtcgtgaaatgtgattgaaatatacagagtgctgtacatttcaatcactttgaatgggagtcgtgaggtgtggatgaaatggccatatcttccttaaattcacatcaaactcacccagctttcacacactatttcatgggtaacagagccatgtgcaccatgtatttaaagtaatgttagccagctttcagacactaattcgtgggtaataaaggcctgtacatctccctgtttgaaagggccatatctcccttaaattcacagcaaagttacccatctttcacacactaattcatgggtaacagagccatgtgcaccatgcatttaaagtaatgttagccagctttcagacactaattcgtggggaagaaagtcaccctggtcaggtcgtgaaatgtgattgaaatgtacagagtgctgtacatttcaatcactttgaatgggagtcgtgaggtgtggatgaaatggccatatctcccttaaattcacagcaaagttacccatctttcacacactaattcatgggtaacagagccatgtgcaccatgcatttaaagtaatgttagccagctttcagacactaattcgtggggaagaaagtcaccctggtcgggtcgtgaaatgtgattgaaatgtacagagtgctgtacatttcaatcactttgaatgggagtcgtgaggtgtggatgaaatggccatatcttccttaaattcacatcaaactcacccagctttcacacactatttcatgggtaacagagccatgtgcaccatgtatttaaagtaatgttagccagctttcagacactaattcgtgggtaataaaggcctgtacatctccctgtttgaaagggccatatctcccttaaattcacagcaaagttacccatctttcacacactatttcatgggtaataaagccatgtgcacactgtatttaaagggctgcaggaacactttacccgccttgtaaacaccttctcctgggtaaaacaatccatgtatttccgcctgctttccatcagcacccgccagtcatttcaaacggtttcaaatcgttttttcacttttaaaaacagctttctgccctgtaaatgatttctaatcattattaccgtcatggaggagctgcagggacactttacccgccttttaaacaccttttcctgggtaaacaatcaatttatttccgcctgctttccatcagcacccgccagtcatttcaaacggtttcaaatcgttttttcacttttaaaaagagctttctgccctggcaattatatctaatcattattaccgtcgtggaggagctgcaggaacactttacccgccttctaaacacttattcctggctaaaacaatcaatgtatttccgccagggtcacagcctgctgctgctgcggcggctgctgctgctgctgctgctgctctccctccctaaattcacatcaaactcacccagctttcacacactatttcatgggtaataaagccatgtgcacactgtatttaaagtaatgttagccagctttcagacactaattcctggggaagaaagtcaccctggacgggtcatcaaatgtgattgaaatggacagattcctgtacatttcaatcacttttaatgggagtcgtgaggtgtggatgaaatggccatatcttccttaaattcacatcaaagtcacccagctttcacacactatttcatgggtaataaagccatgtgcacactgtatttaaagtaatgttagccagctttcagacactaattcctggggaagaaagtcaccctggacgggtcatcaaatgtgattgaaatggacagattcctgtacatttcaatcacttttaatgggagtcgtgaggtgtggatgaaatggccatatcttccttaaattcacatcaaactcacccagctttcacacactatttcatgggtaataaagccatgtgcacactgtatttaaagtaatgttagccagctttcagacactaattcctggggaagaaagtcaccctggacgggtca
This Pseudochaenichthys georgianus chromosome 7, fPseGeo1.2, whole genome shotgun sequence DNA region includes the following protein-coding sequences:
- the LOC139434121 gene encoding uncharacterized protein; the protein is MKMTVAKKELYELRMTNPTKEMTTAWAVDTVADDDILSQPPPLSPVNECDNPDCKEWRLEANAVRAQRDIYAAEVKSLRCKLQQRIKDKRQRMDQRAGDMPAFDGEERERVILKKRPRPESTPTRLSKSKGPSCSKSPIPACSTSPIPACSTSPIPACSKSPTGSHTHSSSSSEPASIHTEASSTSPPINSPWFRGRGRGNIMRDITFPRIMEEYLQGYREHYAGIDPPVRLQENTVSKLSRVKSFLSFMAHGFNRLSDWLFLRDLKRIRGWSRSLMKSSLQVTTSDFYIKNISHFLKYMADTPCKGSRLSQTDMILIKREVVAILKSLKRKVLIHQMQVKRDKMEGLPSHNDLMTCLTSTTTRIPQLLDVMASNPTTATRTLLYGYMTLHWSCIYGHRPGVYSNMTNAEVRKADTTGTAFGYLVHVSNHKTANAFGEAQLYLTVEEFGWMKRWLEIKGTLTCTQSLSVHRGEEPVQEACLLPEVGMG